One window from the genome of Synergistetes bacterium HGW-Synergistetes-1 encodes:
- a CDS encoding glycine/sarcosine/betaine reductase complex selenoprotein A has protein sequence MGKLAGKKLLLMGERDGVPGPAMEACLKESGAEIVFSATECFVUTAAGAMDLQNQQRIVDAAEKHGAENCVVILGSSDAEGAEIYAETVTNGDPTFAGPLAGVPLGLAVYHVFDEEIRSECNE, from the coding sequence ATGGGCAAACTGGCAGGTAAGAAGCTTCTCCTTATGGGAGAAAGGGACGGCGTCCCTGGACCAGCCATGGAGGCATGTCTGAAAGAAAGCGGGGCCGAGATAGTATTCTCTGCCACCGAGTGCTTTGTCTGAACCGCGGCAGGAGCAATGGACCTGCAGAACCAGCAGCGCATCGTTGATGCGGCTGAAAAGCATGGAGCCGAGAACTGTGTAGTGATACTGGGTTCTTCCGATGCGGAAGGCGCAGAGATCTACGCCGAAACCGTAACAAACGGCGATCCTACTTTTGCAGGACCACTTGCAGGAGTCCCGTTGGGACTCGCGGTATACCACGTGTTTGATGAAGAGATCCGTTCTGAATGCAATGAA
- a CDS encoding thiol reductase thioredoxin yields MIDLTKENCDTEVREEKELPVVVDFWGPQCVPCMTLKPLYHDMEKNFEGKVKFTAVDCSTNKRVAMGFRVMGLPTFLFWKDGVEVKRLSKDECTIEAIRAEIENLTK; encoded by the coding sequence ATGATCGATCTTACAAAAGAAAATTGTGACACAGAGGTACGTGAAGAGAAGGAACTTCCAGTGGTTGTGGATTTCTGGGGGCCGCAGTGTGTTCCCTGCATGACGCTGAAGCCGCTCTACCATGACATGGAAAAGAATTTCGAAGGCAAAGTCAAATTCACAGCTGTAGACTGCTCAACCAACAAGAGGGTCGCAATGGGCTTCCGCGTGATGGGACTTCCGACATTCCTATTCTGGAAAGACGGCGTTGAAGTTAAGCGCCTTTCAAAAGATGAGTGCACCATCGAAGCAATAAGGGCAGAGATAGAGAATCTCACAAAGTAA
- a CDS encoding BCCT family transporter, whose product MIETKKKKANSVYLTSIAITIMIVLWGLISPDTFGSFAKTVNGVLTKYFGWGYMLTMNIFVAFVIFVGLSRFGKVRLGAPDSRPEYSNLSWFAMLFSAGMGVGLVFYGAAEPLYHFGSVPFGAEPGSVQAARDAMQISFMHWGLHPWAGYAVIAMPLAYYQFRHNTPGLISSIFIPLVGEKAVRGKFGKTVDIFAVFATLGGITTSLGLGTLQINSGLSVLFGIPKTTLIQILIIAGLAILYTGSAVLGIEKGIKKVADFNLYICLFLMSALFLVGPSISILGSFMTGIGDYLSGVIKESFMMAPYGGEYEAFLHGWTIYYWAWWISWAPFVGSFIARISRGRTIREFVCGVLIVPALGSFMWFAIFGTSALYLEVVKQINISSEVLKDISVGIFEMYKHYPMGMIMSVVMLVLITTFFVTSANSGTFVLSMFSEEGNLNPTKGKMGIWGILMAALAVVLLLTGGLQNLQTISIAAAAPFSIIMLFSCVSFWKALTTDEQKTKEE is encoded by the coding sequence ATGATCGAAACAAAGAAAAAAAAAGCCAATTCCGTTTACCTCACCTCCATTGCTATAACAATAATGATTGTCCTTTGGGGGCTTATCTCGCCTGATACTTTCGGCAGCTTTGCAAAAACAGTAAATGGTGTGCTCACAAAGTATTTCGGATGGGGCTATATGCTTACAATGAACATATTTGTGGCATTTGTCATATTTGTCGGACTGAGCCGCTTTGGAAAGGTCCGTTTAGGAGCACCGGATTCCAGACCTGAATACAGTAATTTGTCCTGGTTTGCAATGCTCTTTTCAGCAGGCATGGGAGTAGGGCTTGTATTTTACGGTGCTGCCGAGCCTCTGTATCACTTCGGTTCGGTCCCGTTCGGTGCCGAACCGGGTTCCGTGCAGGCAGCCCGCGACGCTATGCAGATTTCTTTCATGCACTGGGGACTGCATCCATGGGCAGGCTACGCTGTTATTGCGATGCCGCTTGCATATTACCAGTTCAGACATAACACACCCGGGCTTATCAGTTCCATATTCATTCCGCTAGTCGGAGAAAAGGCAGTCCGAGGAAAATTCGGTAAAACTGTTGACATATTTGCCGTATTCGCAACTCTTGGCGGGATAACAACCTCGCTCGGTCTCGGGACTCTGCAGATCAACAGCGGCCTCAGCGTGTTATTCGGCATACCTAAGACCACATTGATACAGATTTTAATTATCGCTGGACTTGCCATTCTTTACACAGGCTCAGCGGTACTTGGTATAGAAAAGGGCATAAAAAAGGTTGCTGACTTTAATCTATATATATGCCTATTTCTGATGTCGGCACTCTTTCTTGTCGGACCAAGCATATCAATACTAGGATCCTTCATGACCGGCATAGGAGATTATCTCAGTGGCGTAATAAAAGAAAGCTTCATGATGGCACCTTATGGCGGGGAGTATGAGGCATTCCTCCATGGATGGACGATATATTACTGGGCCTGGTGGATTTCATGGGCACCCTTTGTAGGTTCGTTTATAGCAAGGATCTCACGGGGACGCACGATACGCGAATTTGTCTGCGGCGTACTGATTGTACCTGCACTCGGCAGTTTCATGTGGTTTGCTATTTTCGGCACATCGGCCCTTTACCTTGAAGTTGTGAAGCAAATCAATATCTCGTCTGAAGTTCTTAAAGATATCTCAGTGGGTATATTTGAGATGTACAAGCATTATCCGATGGGCATGATAATGTCAGTCGTTATGCTGGTGCTTATCACGACATTCTTTGTTACATCCGCAAATTCAGGAACCTTTGTTCTGTCGATGTTTTCTGAAGAAGGGAATCTTAACCCAACTAAGGGCAAAATGGGGATATGGGGCATACTCATGGCAGCCCTTGCTGTAGTGCTTCTCCTGACTGGCGGACTTCAGAATCTGCAGACAATATCTATTGCTGCAGCAGCTCCTTTCAGTATCATCATGCTTTTCTCATGCGTCTCATTCTGGAAGGCTCTGACGACAGACGAACAGAAAACAAAGGAAGAATAA
- a CDS encoding glycine/betaine/sarcosine/D-proline family reductase selenoprotein B, with amino-acid sequence MKAIHYINQFFGQVGGEDAADCKPIFHDKLIGCSMMLNNIMPNIEVTNTFVVGDNYVTNHTEDALKEIFAWLDGKKFDIFFAGPAFMAGRYGVGCGLVCKAVAERYNVPVITSMNEENPGVEEYKSFCYIFRGGRKATFMKDNLTAMAIFAEKIAKGEQLLPASEEGYFPRGIRSEIPAPNATMAADRVMDMLLKKIAGEPFQTELVIPKTDRIPPAPAVKDLSKCTIAIVTSSGVVPFDNPDRIQSASAQKWGKYNITGKDCLPEGEYKTIHAGFDPEAMCKVPDRGVPLDAMRAYEKEGKFAKLHDYFYTTVGTGTTQNFAAKFGREIAAELKQAKVDAVVLTSTUGTCTRCGATMAKEIERAGFPVVVMCNLIDVAKTVGSNRMVPTVSVPYPLGDPQLSKEAEWALRYHRVGVALDSLATEITEPTVFKVKI; translated from the coding sequence ATGAAAGCTATTCATTACATCAACCAATTCTTCGGACAGGTCGGCGGTGAAGACGCAGCAGACTGCAAGCCAATTTTTCACGATAAACTGATTGGCTGTTCCATGATGCTGAACAATATTATGCCGAATATAGAAGTTACCAATACATTTGTTGTCGGAGACAACTACGTTACCAATCATACAGAGGATGCGCTGAAAGAGATATTTGCATGGCTTGACGGCAAGAAATTCGATATTTTCTTTGCTGGTCCGGCTTTTATGGCAGGACGCTATGGAGTCGGATGCGGACTTGTCTGCAAGGCTGTCGCAGAACGCTACAACGTTCCCGTCATTACATCAATGAACGAAGAAAACCCTGGTGTTGAAGAGTATAAGAGTTTTTGTTACATCTTCAGAGGCGGCAGGAAAGCAACGTTTATGAAGGATAACCTGACCGCAATGGCCATTTTTGCCGAAAAGATCGCAAAAGGCGAACAGCTTCTTCCCGCATCTGAGGAAGGCTATTTCCCGCGCGGTATCCGCAGTGAAATCCCGGCACCAAATGCTACCATGGCAGCAGACCGCGTTATGGATATGCTCCTCAAAAAGATAGCAGGAGAGCCATTCCAGACAGAGCTCGTAATACCTAAAACAGACAGGATTCCACCGGCACCAGCAGTCAAGGACCTCAGCAAATGCACAATAGCAATTGTAACATCAAGCGGAGTCGTTCCATTTGACAACCCCGACAGGATACAGAGTGCATCGGCACAGAAATGGGGCAAATACAATATCACAGGCAAAGATTGTCTCCCGGAAGGCGAATATAAGACGATACACGCCGGATTTGATCCTGAAGCAATGTGTAAGGTACCCGACAGAGGAGTTCCTCTTGACGCGATGCGCGCCTATGAAAAAGAAGGCAAATTCGCTAAGCTGCATGACTACTTCTATACCACAGTCGGAACTGGTACAACACAGAACTTCGCTGCAAAGTTTGGACGCGAGATCGCCGCAGAGCTGAAACAAGCAAAAGTTGATGCCGTGGTTCTAACCTCCACCTGAGGAACTTGTACACGTTGCGGTGCAACGATGGCAAAAGAAATTGAACGTGCAGGATTCCCGGTTGTTGTTATGTGCAACCTTATCGATGTAGCAAAAACAGTCGGATCAAACAGAATGGTCCCGACAGTTTCAGTACCATACCCTCTTGGCGATCCACAGCTTTCAAAAGAAGCAGAATGGGCTCTCCGTTACCATCGTGTAGGAGTTGCTTTGGATTCGCTGGCCACTGAGATCACAGAACCAACAGTGTTCAAGGTTAAGATCTAA
- a CDS encoding betaine reductase, which produces MRLEIGCFKVKDIVFADKTQLLNGVLYVNKEEALNVVREDSHITDADLVIVHPGDMVRLCPVKESVEFRCKVSGGQGAFPGVTSPLGQAGMGRTHVLEDVTLLAVGKHWGGFQDGLIDIGGPFQHHTIWGNMVNLVLVADTDELFEQREQQKKNHAIRWGAMRLAEHIAECVRSLEPDRIDVYDLPPIAERDEKTKALPSVVYVLQPQTQMEALGYNTMIYGWDGNRMLPTLMHPNELLDGCMVSGSFMPSSSKISTYEFSTNPMIKRLYAAHGKTINFLGVIISTLNPKMEEKVRCVQIAGQIAVNIGAQAAVIAEEGYGNPDVDYTAMLVEFERLGIKTIGLSDESTGRDGASQPLVSMNPASDALVSTGNVSQYYEMPPMKIIGELEALARDGNSGGWEGCINPDGSCVMENNGMFCANHISGYSKRTCADF; this is translated from the coding sequence ATGAGACTCGAAATCGGCTGTTTCAAAGTCAAAGACATCGTCTTTGCTGACAAGACACAACTCTTAAACGGCGTGCTCTATGTCAACAAGGAAGAAGCTTTGAATGTTGTCCGCGAAGACAGCCACATCACAGATGCGGATCTCGTAATCGTCCATCCAGGCGATATGGTGCGTCTCTGCCCTGTAAAGGAATCTGTAGAATTCAGATGCAAGGTCAGCGGCGGTCAGGGAGCATTTCCGGGAGTCACTTCTCCGCTAGGACAGGCAGGAATGGGACGGACTCATGTACTTGAAGACGTAACGCTTCTTGCTGTCGGCAAGCATTGGGGTGGTTTTCAGGACGGACTCATTGACATCGGAGGCCCCTTCCAGCACCATACCATCTGGGGAAACATGGTCAACCTTGTTCTTGTCGCTGACACGGACGAACTGTTCGAACAGAGAGAACAGCAGAAAAAGAATCACGCTATCCGCTGGGGCGCAATGCGTCTCGCTGAGCATATAGCAGAGTGTGTGCGCAGTCTTGAACCAGACAGGATAGACGTTTACGATCTCCCCCCAATTGCAGAACGCGATGAAAAAACGAAGGCCCTTCCCAGTGTTGTGTATGTGCTTCAGCCTCAGACACAGATGGAAGCACTTGGCTACAATACTATGATCTACGGCTGGGACGGCAACAGAATGCTGCCCACGCTTATGCATCCCAATGAGCTCCTTGACGGCTGCATGGTTTCAGGTAGCTTCATGCCATCTTCGTCAAAGATCTCAACATATGAGTTCTCAACAAACCCGATGATCAAGCGTCTCTACGCCGCTCACGGCAAAACTATCAACTTCCTTGGTGTTATAATATCAACCCTCAATCCAAAGATGGAAGAAAAAGTACGCTGTGTACAGATTGCAGGGCAGATAGCAGTAAACATCGGTGCGCAGGCCGCGGTTATCGCAGAGGAAGGATACGGCAATCCTGACGTTGACTACACAGCTATGCTGGTTGAATTTGAGCGCCTCGGTATTAAAACGATAGGGCTTTCCGACGAATCAACAGGACGCGACGGAGCATCTCAGCCACTGGTCTCCATGAATCCCGCATCAGATGCGCTTGTCAGTACAGGCAACGTTTCACAGTATTATGAGATGCCTCCGATGAAGATCATCGGAGAGCTTGAAGCTCTTGCCCGTGACGGAAATTCCGGCGGATGGGAAGGCTGCATCAATCCCGACGGTTCATGCGTAATGGAAAACAACGGGATGTTCTGTGCTAACCACATCAGTGGGTATTCGAAGAGAACCTGTGCAGATTTTTAA
- the rsmA gene encoding ribosomal RNA small subunit methyltransferase A has product MARIPNFIHNTDIGQNFLIDHSIVDFMIGRAKLTAEDKVLEIGPGEGILTEGLLSTECSGVCTVELDTRLKHTIDMLAIKDSRLHPLWGDAVQFDYESKLPWMPNRIIANLPYHITTPLLWTFLEKLAPHGLEYMLLMVQLESAQRITSPCGHRERSPLGITVEAMGTSAILRNVPPSAFRPQPRVNSCIIEVKIENNRTLACDRTWRGLLARSFAQRRKTLINNWISGYADIDRDKALEILEINELKPTARAEELSLDTWRRLSQEPEFYLKPKDEKESEI; this is encoded by the coding sequence ATGGCCAGAATACCGAATTTTATTCACAACACAGATATAGGGCAGAATTTCCTCATCGATCATTCTATCGTGGACTTTATGATCGGGAGGGCAAAGCTGACGGCTGAGGACAAAGTCCTTGAGATAGGGCCCGGTGAGGGTATACTCACAGAGGGGCTCCTTTCGACCGAATGCTCGGGAGTATGTACTGTGGAACTCGATACGAGACTCAAGCACACGATAGATATGCTGGCCATAAAAGACAGCAGGCTTCACCCTTTATGGGGAGATGCAGTGCAGTTCGATTACGAAAGCAAACTTCCATGGATGCCCAACAGGATAATTGCCAACCTGCCATACCATATCACCACGCCTCTTCTTTGGACCTTCCTTGAAAAGCTTGCTCCGCATGGACTTGAATACATGCTTCTGATGGTGCAGCTTGAATCCGCTCAGAGGATCACATCACCCTGCGGACATCGTGAACGCTCCCCGCTTGGCATAACAGTTGAAGCAATGGGAACATCAGCAATTCTTAGGAACGTTCCTCCGTCTGCCTTCAGGCCTCAGCCAAGGGTCAATTCATGCATTATCGAGGTAAAGATCGAGAATAACAGGACACTTGCATGTGACAGGACATGGAGGGGTCTGCTGGCTAGATCTTTCGCCCAACGGAGGAAGACACTTATAAACAACTGGATATCAGGTTACGCTGACATTGATCGCGATAAAGCACTGGAAATACTTGAAATAAACGAACTGAAACCCACTGCCAGGGCAGAAGAACTTAGCCTAGATACCTGGCGCCGGCTTTCTCAGGAGCCCGAATTTTACCTCAAACCAAAAGACGAGAAGGAGTCAGAAATATGA
- the trmB gene encoding tRNA (guanosine(46)-N7)-methyltransferase TrmB yields MTWDLRRIIVDENVDLPLDWGSLSPSGRVFVEIGFGNGEFLEYLAQTFPEVLIVGIEVSQWCVAKGARRALAAGLGNVRIMHGDARFLLRHCFSPESVERVYMNFPCPWPKTRHASRRVTVPHFADLLSYLIVRGGSFELATDVDWYAEEAAETISVPGVFQADPIEVDPKRPYITKYERKWRAMGKSTWHLVLHKTGKYNDPIMEDNDWQMEMECESLMKLEDVLSKIKDAEGKGVGGRGHWVFRETFVSDSGVGLVLVITTDDGFEQHFYLKVIPGRNGFKIKVDSVGHPYRTPAMRAALHYALAASGAKEESMI; encoded by the coding sequence ATGACCTGGGATCTACGCAGGATAATAGTAGATGAGAATGTCGATCTGCCCCTTGACTGGGGCTCGCTTTCTCCGTCAGGAAGGGTCTTTGTTGAAATCGGGTTCGGGAACGGCGAGTTTCTGGAATACCTTGCACAAACATTTCCCGAAGTCCTGATCGTGGGCATTGAGGTCTCACAGTGGTGCGTTGCCAAGGGAGCAAGGAGAGCGCTTGCCGCCGGACTCGGCAACGTGCGAATAATGCACGGTGATGCCCGTTTCCTGCTTCGTCATTGTTTCTCTCCCGAGTCGGTCGAGAGGGTCTACATGAACTTCCCATGTCCCTGGCCAAAGACAAGGCACGCTTCAAGGCGCGTTACAGTACCGCACTTTGCTGACCTTCTGTCATACCTCATCGTTCGCGGAGGATCATTTGAACTTGCCACAGATGTAGACTGGTACGCAGAGGAAGCAGCTGAAACCATATCAGTTCCGGGTGTTTTTCAGGCAGATCCGATAGAGGTCGACCCAAAGAGGCCATATATCACAAAGTACGAAAGAAAGTGGAGAGCCATGGGAAAAAGCACATGGCACCTGGTCCTGCATAAAACGGGCAAATATAATGATCCTATCATGGAAGACAATGACTGGCAGATGGAAATGGAGTGTGAAAGCTTAATGAAACTTGAGGATGTCCTTTCAAAGATCAAAGACGCGGAGGGCAAAGGTGTCGGCGGTAGAGGGCACTGGGTCTTCAGGGAGACATTCGTTTCGGATTCGGGAGTTGGTCTTGTCCTTGTCATAACAACTGATGACGGGTTTGAACAGCACTTCTACCTTAAGGTGATCCCCGGCCGGAATGGATTTAAGATAAAGGTTGATTCTGTGGGGCATCCATACAGGACTCCTGCTATGCGTGCTGCACTGCACTACGCGCTTGCTGCATCTGGTGCAAAGGAAGAAAGCATGATCTGA
- a CDS encoding pantetheine-phosphate adenylyltransferase, with amino-acid sequence MIRAVYPGSFDPITNGHIYIAERGAALFDELVVAVLVNPEKRSTFSEEERQIMAREALVHLPNVKVKFFEGLLVDFMRQEQSRIIIRGLRALSDFEYEFQLAQMNRQLAPEIETFFIVTDAKYSYLSSRGIKDAFQFGGAIKDMVPPGVFRRLRERIPPRNV; translated from the coding sequence ATGATAAGGGCCGTATATCCCGGATCTTTCGACCCGATAACCAACGGGCATATTTATATAGCAGAAAGAGGCGCTGCCCTATTTGACGAGCTGGTCGTAGCAGTCCTCGTAAACCCTGAAAAGAGATCGACCTTCAGCGAGGAGGAGAGGCAGATAATGGCCAGGGAGGCTCTTGTCCACCTTCCCAACGTAAAGGTCAAATTTTTTGAAGGCCTGCTGGTAGACTTTATGAGACAGGAACAGAGCAGGATAATAATAAGAGGCCTTCGCGCACTTTCTGACTTCGAATATGAATTCCAGCTTGCGCAGATGAACAGGCAGCTGGCTCCGGAGATAGAGACTTTTTTTATAGTTACAGACGCGAAGTACTCATATCTTTCAAGCAGGGGCATCAAGGATGCCTTCCAGTTCGGAGGCGCAATAAAAGACATGGTCCCGCCCGGGGTGTTCAGGCGCCTTAGGGAACGTATCCCCCCACGCAACGTATAG
- a CDS encoding GNAT family N-acetyltransferase, protein MDIVYNCGIGSMDFERVTEMLSQSYWSPGIKIDEMKKAAVNSALVIGAFSDDGRQIAYGRVISDKTRFAYLTDFYVDMEFRKKGICHKMVELVLAHPDLVDVYQWLLVTGDAHGLYEKCGFKVIARPLDFMEIRRPRPKDR, encoded by the coding sequence ATGGACATCGTCTACAATTGCGGAATTGGATCAATGGATTTTGAAAGGGTAACAGAAATGCTCTCACAGTCATATTGGAGCCCCGGAATAAAGATAGATGAAATGAAAAAAGCGGCTGTCAATTCCGCCCTGGTCATCGGAGCTTTTTCTGATGATGGCAGGCAGATAGCTTATGGCCGTGTGATCTCAGACAAGACAAGATTTGCCTATCTGACGGACTTTTATGTTGACATGGAATTTAGGAAAAAAGGCATCTGCCATAAAATGGTAGAACTTGTGCTGGCCCATCCTGACCTTGTCGACGTCTACCAATGGCTTCTTGTAACAGGAGACGCACACGGACTTTACGAAAAATGCGGATTTAAAGTCATTGCCCGTCCGCTGGACTTTATGGAGATCCGAAGACCCAGGCCGAAGGACAGATGA
- a CDS encoding nucleotidyltransferase gives MHTPITGIVAEYNPLHLGHRHHMKEARSLSGAEGIIVVLSSNFVQRGEPALISKWERTKAALKCGADLVLELPLVFSSHNAGVFANAAVDILAMTGIVTHISFGLESPDWQMDKILDILIEEPEPFKFCLKEELDKGCSFVESRAAALDRMVPGTAEKLKGSNNSLALSYMLRIKKKNWKIDAVPVKRLGSGYHENELAEFSSATAVRKALSKGKVSEALSRLPDFSAEILKEAIEKGRACTDEGRLWNILRSRLISMDPGDISKYAEIGEGIEYLLREKAIRSSSFTEWGKACTSRRYPLGRVQRHGIHILIGLEHWTNRAFQRIGPPYIRVLGMNENGRKMLRRMRKTASLPVITRCGAASSISEIAEKAMRYELIGSEIWQQLLPEGEFGREHSRKIIISGE, from the coding sequence ATGCATACTCCCATCACAGGGATAGTTGCCGAGTATAACCCGCTTCATCTTGGACACCGCCACCACATGAAAGAAGCCCGTTCACTCTCAGGTGCTGAGGGCATCATAGTAGTGCTCTCCTCAAACTTTGTCCAAAGAGGAGAACCTGCCTTAATATCAAAGTGGGAGAGGACAAAGGCCGCGCTAAAATGCGGTGCCGATCTGGTCCTTGAACTTCCTCTCGTCTTTTCATCTCATAATGCAGGGGTATTCGCAAATGCCGCTGTTGATATCCTAGCTATGACAGGAATCGTAACACACATTTCCTTCGGGCTGGAATCCCCTGACTGGCAAATGGACAAAATCTTAGATATTTTAATCGAAGAACCCGAACCTTTCAAGTTTTGTTTAAAAGAAGAGCTTGACAAAGGCTGTTCTTTCGTCGAATCGAGGGCTGCTGCCCTTGACCGTATGGTACCCGGAACAGCTGAGAAGCTGAAAGGTTCGAACAATTCTCTTGCACTGTCATATATGCTCAGGATAAAGAAAAAAAACTGGAAGATAGATGCTGTGCCGGTCAAGAGGCTTGGATCCGGATATCATGAAAACGAGCTTGCCGAATTTTCGAGCGCGACCGCTGTAAGAAAAGCTCTTTCAAAAGGAAAAGTCTCAGAAGCGCTCTCCCGGCTCCCTGATTTTTCAGCCGAGATATTAAAAGAGGCCATAGAAAAGGGGCGTGCCTGCACTGATGAAGGAAGGCTCTGGAATATCCTCCGGTCCAGGCTCATCTCAATGGATCCCGGCGATATCTCAAAGTACGCAGAGATCGGGGAGGGGATAGAGTACCTGCTGAGGGAAAAAGCGATCAGAAGCTCTTCATTCACCGAATGGGGAAAGGCGTGCACAAGCAGGAGATACCCGCTTGGAAGAGTACAGAGGCACGGGATACACATTCTGATAGGACTTGAACACTGGACAAACAGAGCATTCCAAAGGATAGGACCTCCGTACATAAGAGTACTCGGAATGAACGAAAACGGAAGAAAAATGCTGCGGCGCATGAGAAAAACAGCATCTTTGCCCGTTATTACAAGGTGCGGCGCAGCTTCTTCAATATCTGAAATTGCGGAAAAAGCCATGAGATATGAACTCATAGGATCAGAGATATGGCAACAGCTCTTACCTGAGGGAGAATTCGGAAGGGAACATTCCAGAAAGATCATAATAAGCGGGGAATAA
- a CDS encoding acetate kinase: MKILVLNCGSSSFKYQLIDMDGEVVLAKGLVERIGIDGSKIKHTKTGKDPVSRVVDFPNHTVAIKYVLDMLVDSEYGVLKDLSELSAAGHRIVHGGEKFTSSVLVTPEVISAIEEVIPLAPLHNPANLQGVRALMEVLPNTPNVVVFDTAFHQTMPPKAYMYGIPYKYYEEDRVRRYGFHGTSHFYVANRAAEILGKPIESLKIVTCHLGNGSSITAVDDGKSVDTSLGYGTAEGIIMGTRSGNLDPSVMVFLMEKLKDPKSVNEEVQKKSGLQGISGISSDLRDVEEAAEKGNARAKLAQEMLIYHVKKYIGSYAAAMGGIDVLVFTAGIGENGVSFREEVCKGLEFMGIKIDPEKNKVRGKEVIFSTPDSRVAVMVVPTDEEMVIARDTKRCCEAKK; this comes from the coding sequence ATGAAAATTCTAGTTCTTAACTGCGGAAGTTCTTCTTTTAAGTATCAGCTTATCGACATGGACGGGGAAGTAGTCCTCGCCAAGGGACTTGTTGAGCGCATTGGTATAGACGGCTCAAAGATCAAGCATACCAAGACAGGAAAAGATCCGGTCTCGCGTGTAGTTGATTTCCCGAACCACACAGTCGCCATCAAGTATGTTCTTGACATGCTTGTTGACTCTGAATACGGAGTCCTAAAGGATCTCAGTGAACTTTCCGCAGCGGGACACAGAATAGTCCACGGCGGAGAGAAGTTTACATCTTCAGTTCTTGTAACTCCTGAAGTTATCAGTGCAATAGAAGAAGTTATACCTCTGGCACCCCTCCACAATCCGGCTAACCTCCAGGGCGTCCGTGCTCTTATGGAGGTTCTCCCTAACACGCCGAATGTAGTTGTATTCGATACGGCATTCCATCAGACAATGCCACCGAAAGCATACATGTACGGCATTCCGTATAAATACTATGAAGAAGACAGGGTCCGCCGTTATGGTTTCCATGGTACAAGCCATTTCTATGTCGCAAACAGAGCGGCTGAGATTCTGGGCAAGCCGATCGAATCTCTTAAAATAGTTACCTGCCATCTTGGTAACGGAAGCTCAATCACGGCTGTAGACGATGGAAAATCAGTTGATACTAGCCTTGGTTATGGTACGGCAGAAGGTATTATTATGGGTACGCGCAGCGGAAATCTTGACCCTTCAGTAATGGTATTCCTTATGGAAAAACTGAAAGATCCAAAATCGGTTAATGAAGAAGTTCAGAAAAAGAGCGGTCTTCAGGGTATTTCAGGAATTTCCAGCGATCTTCGCGACGTCGAAGAGGCTGCGGAAAAAGGAAATGCCCGTGCCAAGCTGGCGCAGGAAATGCTTATTTACCACGTAAAAAAATATATTGGCTCTTACGCTGCGGCAATGGGCGGCATCGACGTCCTGGTCTTCACAGCAGGTATAGGGGAGAACGGAGTATCCTTCCGTGAAGAAGTCTGTAAAGGGCTGGAATTCATGGGTATAAAGATCGATCCGGAGAAGAACAAGGTCCGCGGCAAAGAGGTCATTTTCAGCACACCCGATTCAAGAGTTGCTGTAATGGTTGTTCCGACAGATGAAGAAATGGTCATTGCCAGGGACACAAAGCGCTGCTGCGAGGCAAAAAAATAG
- a CDS encoding 50S ribosomal protein L32: MATPKRRVSHSRTHNRKAQWLGALSGPSLTACTHCGEMIETYKACPACGYYKGRQVIKVSEASTAAKD; encoded by the coding sequence ATGGCAACTCCAAAAAGGCGAGTATCCCACTCCCGTACACACAACCGTAAAGCACAGTGGCTTGGTGCTCTTTCAGGACCCAGTCTTACGGCCTGCACCCACTGCGGTGAGATGATAGAGACATACAAAGCCTGCCCTGCATGCGGTTACTACAAAGGACGTCAGGTAATAAAGGTTTCAGAAGCCTCTACAGCTGCTAAAGACTAG